From the genome of Spinacia oleracea cultivar Varoflay chromosome 2, BTI_SOV_V1, whole genome shotgun sequence, one region includes:
- the LOC130467617 gene encoding uncharacterized protein, with product MDFSQKDGKKSKKSQEKATTPQPATTSKFQPSLLNPVHPSQAQSVISPITKNTSIPAQREFTVEDDDELEIESPAREQPKTPLEQTLQERLSPLSEVFTGEQLKTLSAVMAALSELPASQQPGSVGSLRKTRSTVPQLPVRDLLTALNQENTPEKRKRSDPAETEWPETEQVPIAEYERRAPVLQIARRQTIQPKDSPLCREILEERMERIKIPTGRYDGTTDPEDHCTTFEQHMMLYTDSDAMWCKVFPSTLLGVAASWYKGIEAHSIYSFRQLQASFLSRFVSKQKRKKSSGELMSFAQRDREPLRDYLTRFNNESITIPNLQQEVAVLALMRGMQECEFKKYLSRKSYTNLGDVLHKANKYIRGDEMMKISNVVVATGGNVGFNPGYNPQTGKGGNNFHQSNNQQGAGQRNQNNRNANPQGQKSRQDRRESRGLFDNYTPLNTPRTAIYNINNKMDGWRRPPPMQSRERNVKKFCDFHNEHGHLTEDCRDFKDNIEDMVRKGYFSQYRARQGNGNNNSVGGNPTNSYRPQQQNQQQYPRIEQPYQPPRIEQKQPETSARAEQRDGGKKPPVYVISGGPVHGGTISGASRSLEEHRHMVNFHNTRVWPNPPSIPVMTFSESDCRGIIFPHDDPLVLTIDIANADVNRVLVDGGSSANIIFWEAFKQLHIPEDELQRVNYPVIGFSGSTVYPEGSIRLPVKIGEGSEMRDLMVDFLIIKVPAAYNVIIGRPFIHDVQAVVSTYHLTMIYMSNLERPAKIRGSQLAARSCYLTALRTPGRMVPEVNLTTEPARQEIHLTTKPARQEQLSKRKSCTKRGRTDLNMEHFDERPVSAPRPMPDGLTENIELEAGNMDRTVVIGTEMGSDMKVNLISLLREHADIFAFSADEMPGIDPEIMVHRLNADRNVRPVRQKKRNFSTEKMTAIQEEVDKLLAAGFIEPCDYPEWLANVVMVKKSSGSWRMCVDFTNLSRACPKDFYPLPRIDRLVDSTSGHAMLSFLDAFSGYHQVSLHKSDRKKAAFITDAGVFCYKAMPFGLKNAGATYQRLVDKVFADQKGRNVEVYVDDSIVKSRKEEDHVSDLRETFETLRKYRMKLNPKKCVFGVRSGKFLGFLVSERGIDANPEKVEAIISLPQPKSVKDIQRLTGKMAALNRFVSKSADKQMPFFTTLRQNKKFKWGPAEQEAFEALKSHLKNLPTIAREKEGGKLQLYISASPKTVAAVLVAETENKGQQPVYFVSHVLNGPETRYTLVEKMAYAVLIAARKLRPYFDAHTIEVLTNFPLEKAISKLDTSGRFLKWAIELSEFDLEFRPRTAIKAQALADFIVEASYQEDEIQAEVWDVSVDGSAAQTGSGAGIIMKSPAGDIFEYAIKFTFNASNNEAEYEAAIAGIQMCLAADAKRVILTTDSQLVASQFSGEYEAKEPSMVKYLEKLRSVSA from the coding sequence ATGGATTTCTCACAGAAAGACggtaaaaaatcaaagaaaagtcaAGAAAAAGCAACAACCCCACAACCGGCGACAACCTCCAAGTTCCAACCCTCACTTCTAAACCCCGTCCATCCGTCACAAGCACAATCAGTTATCAGCCCAATAACAAAAAACACCTCGATACCGGCACAAAGGGAATTTACAGTGGAGGACGATGATGAGTTAGAAATAGAAAGCCCTGCCAGAGAGCAACCGAAAACTCCGCTGGAACAGACGCTGCAGGAGCGCCTGTCTCCCCTGTCGGAAGTATTCACGGGAGAGCAATTGAAAACACTGTCAGCGGTGATGGCCGCTTTGTCAGAGCTACCAGCCTCGCAGCAGCCAGGGTCAGTCGGCAGTCTAAGAAAGACCAGGTCGACGGTTCCCCAGTTACCTGTTAGGGATCTCCTAACCGCCCTGAATCAAGAAAACACCCCAGAAAAAAGAAAGCGCTCGGATCCGGCGGAAACAGAATGGCCTGAAACAGAGCAAGTCCCAATCGCGGAATACGAACGAAGAGCGCCGGTTCTACAGATAGCTAGACGGCAGACAATCCAGCCAAAGGATTCTCCCCTGTGCCGAGAAATCCTAGAAGAAAGGATGGAAAGGATAAAAATCCCGACAGGGAGATACGATGGGACGACAGATCCGGAGGATCACTGCACCACATTCGAACAGCACATGATGCTGTACACTGATTCTGATGCCATGTGGTGCAAAGTGTTCCCATCCACACTCCTAGGAGTTGCAGCGAGCTGGTATAAGGGCATAGAGGCACACTCCATATACAGCTTCCGACAGCTGCAGGCGTCGTTTTTGTCACGATTTGTGAGCaaacagaagagaaagaaatcATCGGGAGAGTTGATGTCGTTCGCTCAAAGAGATAGAGAGCCGTTAAGGGATTATCTCACCCGCTTTAACAACGAGTCAATCACTATCCCCAATTTGCAGCAGGAGGTTGCCGTTCTGGCTCTTATGAGGGGAATGCAAGAGTGCGAATTCAAGAAATATCTCAGCCGAAAGTCATACACCAATCTGGGTGACGTCCTGCACAAAGCCAACAAGTACATCAGGGGGGATGAAATGATGAAGATCTCCAATGTGGTAGTGGCAACCGGCGGAAATGTCGGGTTCAATCCAGGCTATAACCCACAGACGGGAAAAGGAGGAAACAATTTTCATCAGAGCAATAATCAGCAAGGGGCAGGGcagagaaaccagaataacagaAATGCCAATCCACAAGGGCAGAAAAGCCGGCAAGACAGAAGGGAGTCCAGAGGACTCTTTGATAACTACACTCCGCTGAACACACCGCGGACGgcaatttataacataaacaaCAAGATGGATGGCTGGAGAAGGCCGCCACCAATGCAGAGTAGGGAAAGGAATGTCAAGAAATTCTGTGACTTCCATAATGAGCACGGCCACCTAACAGAGGACTGCAGAGACttcaaagacaacattgaggatatGGTCAGAAAGGGGTATTTCTCACAGTATAGGGCAAGGCAGGGCAATGGTAACAACAACTCGGTGGGAGGAAACCCTACCAATTCATACCGGCCACAAcagcaaaatcaacaacaataccCTAGAATCGAGCAACCATATCAGCCGCCTAGAATCGAGCAAAAACAGCCGGAAACCAGTGCCAGAGCAGAACAGAGGGATGGCGGGAAAAAACCACCCGTGTATGTAATTTCTGGCGGCCCAGTCCACGGAGGGACAATAAGCGGCGCCAGTAGAAGCTTGGAGGAACACAGGCACATGGTAAACTTTCATAACACAAGAGTGTGGCCTAACCCACCCAGCATACCAGTGATGACATTCTCGGAATCGGATTGCAGAGGCATCATTTTCCCGCATGATGACCCACTAGTTCTTACAATTGATATAGCAAATGCCGATGTGAACAGAGTACTGGTAGACGGCGGCAGCTCAGCAAACATCATCTTCTGGGAAGCTTTCAAACAATTGCACATACCAGAGGACGAACTTCAAAGGGTAAACTACCCAGTAATCGGTTTCTCAGGATCTACAGTGTACCCAGAGGGTAGTATAAGGCTGCCGGTGAAAATCGGAGAAGGATCCGAAATGCGAGATCTCATGGTGGATTTCCTAATCATTAAAGTGCCAGCGGCCTACAATGTGATCATCGGTCGCCCATTCATACATGACGTGCAGGCGGTAGTCTCCACCTATCACTTGACAATGATATATATGTCGAACCTGGAAAGGCCGGCAAAGATAAGGGGAAGTCAGTTGGCGGCAAGGTCCTGTTACTTGACTGCTTTGAGAACACCGGGAAGAATGGTCCCAGAAGTGAACTTGACTACTGAGCCGGCAAGGCAAGAGATACACTTGACTACTAAGCCGGCAAGACAAGAACAACTGTCAAAAAGAAAGAGCTGCACAAAAAGGGGTCGAACCGACCTAAACATGGAACACTTTGATGAAAGGCCGGTATCAGCACCAAGACCAATGCCAGATGGTCTGACAGAAAATATCGAGCTGGAGGCTGGAAACATGGATAGAACAGTCGTGATCGGTACGGAAATGGGGAGTGACATGAAGGTCAACCTCATAAGCTTGCTGAGAGAGCACGCTGACATCTTCGCATTCTCGGCGGATGAGATGCCTGGTATCGATCCAGAGATAATGGTTCACCGATTAAACGCCGACAGAAATGTTAGGCCTGTACGGCAGAAAAAACGTAATTTCTCCACGGAGAAAATGACAGCAATACAAGAAGAGGTGGATAAACTTCTGGCGGCAGGTTTCATTGAGCCATGTGACTACCCCGAATGGTTGGCAAACGTGGTAATGGTAAAAAAGTCAAGTGGGTCAtggagaatgtgcgtagatttcaccaACCTTAGCAGAGCATGTCCGAAAGATTTCTACCCCCTGCCACGGATTGATAGGCTGGTAGACTCCACTAGCGGTCACGCAATGCTCAGTTTCCTAGATGCTTTCTCAGGGTATCATCAGGTCAGCCTGCATAAATCAGATAGGAAGAAGGCGGCCTTTATCACAGATGCAGGAGTTTTCTGTTATAAGGCGATGCCGTTCGGGTTGAAAAATGCAGGGGCAACATATCAAAGGCTGGTTGACAAGGTGTTCGCCGACCAAAAAGGCAGAAACGTGGAGGTCTATGTAGATGACTCTATCGTAAAAAGCCGGAAGGAGGAGGATCATGTTAGCGACCTCCGAGAAACTTTTGAAACTTTGAGAAAATACAGGatgaaattaaacccaaaaaaatgcgtcttcggagtAAGGTCGGGAAAATTCCTGGGTTTCTTGGTCAGCGAGCGTGGCATAGACGCCAACCCTGAAAAAGTAGAAGCAATCATCAGTCTGCCGCAACCCAAGAGCGTAAAAGACATACAGCGGCTGACAGGAAAAATGGCCGCCTTAAACAGATTTGTGAGCAAGTCGGCAGATAAGCAAATGCCCTTCTTCACAACCCTGAGGCAAAACAAGAAGTTCAAATGGGGGCCGGCAGAGCAAGAGGCCTTTGAAGCTCTAAAAAGTCACTTAAAAAACCTGCCAACAATAGCAAGGGAAAAAGAGGGCGGCAAATTACAACTGTACATATCGGCGTCGCCAAAAACAGTTGCAGCAGTACTGGTAGCCGAAACAGAAAACAAAGGGCAGCAGCCGGTATATTTTGTGAGCCATGTGCTAAACGGCCCAGAAACAAGGTACACGTTGGTGGAAAAAATGGCATACGCAGTCCTCATCGCGGCTAGAAAGTTAAGACCATACTTTGATGCGCATACAATCGAAGTGCTAACAAACTTTCCTCTCGAAAAAGCCATCAGCAAGCTAGATACATCAGGCCGGTTTCTAAAATGGGCAATAGAGTTGTCCGAGTTTGACTTGGAATTCCGGCCAAGAACTGCAATCAAAGCCCAGGCATTGGCGGACTTCATAGTTGAAGCGTCATACCAAGAGGATGAAATACAAGCTGAAGTATGGGATGTGTCAGTGGATGGTTCAGCTGCACAGACAGGCAGTGGGGCTGGAATAATCATGAAATCGCCAGCAGGAGACATTTTTGAGTATGCTATAAAGTTTACGTTCAACGCGTCAAATAACGAGGCAGAATACGAGGCAGCAATTGCCGGCATCCAAATGTGCCTCGCAGCAGATGCCAAAAGAGTAATACTGACAACAGACTCCCAGCTGGTAGCAAGTCAATTCAGCGGAGAATATGAGGCCAAAGAACCTTCGATGGTCAAATACCTGGAGAAGTTGAGGTCGGTGTCGGCTTAG